TGATGGATTGAAAGATCCTTATTTATATTTTGTTCACTCATATCATGCAGTTACAAAAGAAGAGAATATCATAGGAAAAACTACTTATGGTTATGAGTTTGCAAGTGCAGTGAACAAAGATAATATTTATGGTTTCCAACCACACCCTGAGAAATCACATGATAATGGATTAAGGATTCTTCAAAACTTTATGAAAATAAAATAAAGGAGTTTACCATGAAAACTATAGCAATAACAGGTGCAAGTGGATTTGTAGGCACTTCACTTAAAAACTTTTTTGGAAATTTAGGATACAACATGGTTTCTATAAAAAGAGAGTTTTTGAATAATAAACAAGAACTTGAAAATATAGTTTCATCAAGTGATTTTATAATCAATCTTGCAGGTGCAAACATTATAAATAGATGGTCAGATGAATATAAACAACTTCTTTATTCAAGTAGAATAGATACTACAAAAAAGATAGTTGAAGCTATTAATAATGTGGAAAATAAACCCAAACTTCTTATTTCAACTTCTGCTGTTGGAATATACAATAATAAACATAGATATGATGAAAAAGGTGATTTTTCAAATGACTTTTTATCAAACCTATGCCAAACTTGGGAAGAAGAAGCAAAAAAAGCAGATACTAAAGTATCTATTTTTAGATTTGGTATTGTTTTAGGAAAAGATGGAGGAGCATTAGCAAAAATGATGTTGCCTTTTAAATTAGGTCTTGGAGGAATTATAGGAAGTGGTAAACAACCATTCTCTTATATTCATATTGATGATTTATTAAATGCTTATAAGTTTGTTATAGAAAATTGTGTTGAAGATACTTTTAACCTAACAGCACCAGAACCTACAACAAATTATGGACTTACAAAAGCATTAGGAAAAGCATTAAGTAGACCAACAATCTTTCCAGTACCAGAATTTGTGCTAAAACTAATATTTAGTGAAGGTGCAAAGGTATTAACTGATGGGCAAGAAGTAGTGCCAAAAAAACTTTTAGATTTAGGTTTTAAATTTAAATATAATAATATACAAGAAACAGTAAATAGTTTAGTTTAAAAAAGGGAGAAAAAACTTATATGGATATATTACCAGCAATTGATTTGAAAGATGGAAAAGCTGTAAGACTTAGTAAAGGATTAATGGAGAGTGCGAAAATATACTCTGATGAACCATGGCAAGTTGCAAAAAGATTTGAAGAACTAGGAAGTAAATGGCTTCATATTGTTGATTTAAATGGTGCTTTTAAAGGTAGTCCAGCGAACCTAGAACAAATAAGAAAAATTAGAGAAAATTGTAATCTTAAAATTGAGCTTGGTGGTGGAATTAGAGATGAAGAGACTATCAAAATGTATTTAGAACTTGGCGTTGATAGACTTATTTTAGGTTCAATTGCGGTAAAAGATCCTCAGTTTGTAAAAGATATGGCTACACGTTATCCAATTGCTGTTGGAATTGATGCAAAAGATGGAATGGTTGCAGTTGAAGGTTGGGCAGAAGTATCAAATATGAAAGCAACTGAACTTGCAAAAGAGTTTGCAAATGCAGGTGTTCAAGCAATTATTTGTACTGATATTTCAAAAGATGGTATGCTTTGTGGTGTAAATGTAGAGTTTACTCAAAGTATTGCTCTTGCAAGTGGTGTTGATACAATTGCAAGTGGTGGAGTAAAAGATATTACTGATATTGTTAACTGTAAAAATAATGGAAATGTTGCAGGTGTGATTGTTGGTAAAGCTTTTTATGAAGGTACTATTGATTTAGAAGAAGCCTTTAAAGTTTTATAATATGTGTTTAGTAATAGCTTTAATATTTTTAGCTTTAGCATACACTTTTTATGGTGATTCAAATATGTTAGGCATTTATATTAATACAGCTATTGCTTTTTTATTTATTATTCTTATGATAAGAAATATAATAAAAACAAGGGCAAAAAAACTTGAAGAAAAAAATTGATAATTTATACTCAAAAATCTCAAATGAAGAAGATGCTAGAGTCTGTAAAGCAATAGATGAAAATGCTTGTAAAGTAGTTCCTGGAAACTTTTTTCTTACAATTATCAGTTATTTTTTTAATAAACTTTCAGATTCAATTGCTAATACAAAAGTTGTGTTACCTTGGATTATGCATGCACTTAATGTACCTGTTTTTTTGATTGGATTTTTAGTTCCAATTAGAGAATCAGGCGCACTATTACCCCAACTTTTAATAGCAGCCTATGTAAGAAAAATGCCTATAAGAAAATATATTTGGTCTTTAGGAGCATTTTTACAAGCAGTTAGTATGTTTGGTATTGGGATTGTTGCTTATACTATGCAAGGATTAAGTGCTGGATATGCAATAATTGCATTGATGGTACTATTTAGTTTAGCAAGGGGTCTTAGTTCTGTTGCATCTAAAGATGTAGTAGGTAAAACTATTCCAAAAACAAGAAGAGGTATGCTAAATGGATACTCTGCAAGTCTTGCTGGCCTTTTAGTTATATTTCTTGGAATATATTTTCTTATAAATGGTAAAAAACCTTTTAGTGCAGAAAACTTTGGTGTATTACTTACTATTGCTGGATTTTTTTGGATTATAGCAGCAGCTGTTTATGCTCAAATAAAGGAGTTTCCAGGAGAAACTGATGGTGGAGGAAATGCTGCTATTGTTGCATTTAAAAAACTTAGTATTTTAAAAACAGACAAACCTTTTAGATTGTTTGTAATAACAAGAGCAATGTTTTTATGCTCAGTTTTAAGTACACCATTCTATGTAGTAATCGCACAACAACACTCCAACTCAGATACTTATCTTTTAGGATTATTTATACTTTCTAGTGGATTGGCTAGCTTATTATCTGCTCCAATTTGGGGTAAATTTTCTGATATTTCAAGTAAAAAAGTTATGATTATTGGCTCTACTATTACAGTTATTTTAGGCTTTATTGTATTTTTTATAAGTGTATATGAAAAATCACTTCTTTCATCTATTTATTTTATGCCAACTTTATACTTTTTATTAAGTATTGGATATCAAGGAATAAGAATAGGAAGAAAGACATATTTAGTTGATTTAGCTGAAGGAAATAAAAGAACTGATTATGTTGCAGTAAGTAATACACTAATTGGAATTATCTTACTTTTTAGTGGATTTATAGGAGCACTAAATAATATTATTGGACTAAATGGAATTATCTTATTTTTATCAGTTATTGGACTTATTGGAGTTATATTAGC
This DNA window, taken from Arcobacter sp. CECT 8986, encodes the following:
- a CDS encoding TIGR01777 family oxidoreductase, yielding MKTIAITGASGFVGTSLKNFFGNLGYNMVSIKREFLNNKQELENIVSSSDFIINLAGANIINRWSDEYKQLLYSSRIDTTKKIVEAINNVENKPKLLISTSAVGIYNNKHRYDEKGDFSNDFLSNLCQTWEEEAKKADTKVSIFRFGIVLGKDGGALAKMMLPFKLGLGGIIGSGKQPFSYIHIDDLLNAYKFVIENCVEDTFNLTAPEPTTNYGLTKALGKALSRPTIFPVPEFVLKLIFSEGAKVLTDGQEVVPKKLLDLGFKFKYNNIQETVNSLV
- the hisA gene encoding 1-(5-phosphoribosyl)-5-[(5-phosphoribosylamino)methylideneamino]imidazole-4-carboxamide isomerase, yielding MDILPAIDLKDGKAVRLSKGLMESAKIYSDEPWQVAKRFEELGSKWLHIVDLNGAFKGSPANLEQIRKIRENCNLKIELGGGIRDEETIKMYLELGVDRLILGSIAVKDPQFVKDMATRYPIAVGIDAKDGMVAVEGWAEVSNMKATELAKEFANAGVQAIICTDISKDGMLCGVNVEFTQSIALASGVDTIASGGVKDITDIVNCKNNGNVAGVIVGKAFYEGTIDLEEAFKVL
- a CDS encoding MFS transporter; the protein is MKKKIDNLYSKISNEEDARVCKAIDENACKVVPGNFFLTIISYFFNKLSDSIANTKVVLPWIMHALNVPVFLIGFLVPIRESGALLPQLLIAAYVRKMPIRKYIWSLGAFLQAVSMFGIGIVAYTMQGLSAGYAIIALMVLFSLARGLSSVASKDVVGKTIPKTRRGMLNGYSASLAGLLVIFLGIYFLINGKKPFSAENFGVLLTIAGFFWIIAAAVYAQIKEFPGETDGGGNAAIVAFKKLSILKTDKPFRLFVITRAMFLCSVLSTPFYVVIAQQHSNSDTYLLGLFILSSGLASLLSAPIWGKFSDISSKKVMIIGSTITVILGFIVFFISVYEKSLLSSIYFMPTLYFLLSIGYQGIRIGRKTYLVDLAEGNKRTDYVAVSNTLIGIILLFSGFIGALNNIIGLNGIILFLSVIGLIGVILALNLKEIEE